A region of Rhodospirillales bacterium DNA encodes the following proteins:
- a CDS encoding Ldh family oxidoreductase: MVNVSAANLRRQCVEILTRWGMSPEHAAISADVLVETDLRGIESHGLSMLPIYNDMRGHKINMRPDIRVVRETPVSALIDADNSIGHVPSKIGMDMAIAKAKAVGIAVVCVRRSAHFGAAGCYSDMAARAGLIGIVTTSARGITMVPTHGTVPVFGTNPISVAAPAARNQAFNLDMATTPVAVNKLKVYWLKGKQIPEGWAYKEDGTPERDAERAFRTKRMAPLGGTRETGGHKGYGLAMVVNILSQTLSGTTFQPLRVQREGADTPDNIGHFFLTIDPKLFREEGAFERDLDEMIDFLHGQTPADASQPVLVPGDPEYAEKERRLRDGIPIPEMLVEQIREVCLKSNAAYLLEG, translated from the coding sequence ATGGTCAACGTCTCCGCCGCGAATCTGCGCCGGCAATGCGTCGAGATCCTCACGCGCTGGGGCATGAGCCCCGAGCACGCCGCGATCAGCGCCGACGTGCTGGTCGAGACCGATCTGCGCGGCATCGAATCGCACGGGCTCTCGATGCTGCCGATCTACAACGACATGCGCGGCCACAAGATCAACATGCGGCCCGACATCCGGGTGGTGCGCGAGACGCCGGTGTCGGCGCTGATCGACGCCGACAACTCGATCGGCCACGTGCCGTCGAAGATCGGCATGGACATGGCGATCGCCAAGGCCAAGGCGGTCGGGATCGCCGTCGTCTGCGTGCGCCGCTCCGCGCATTTCGGCGCCGCCGGCTGCTACAGCGACATGGCCGCGCGCGCCGGATTGATCGGCATCGTCACGACATCGGCGCGCGGCATCACGATGGTGCCGACCCACGGCACCGTGCCGGTGTTCGGCACCAATCCGATCTCGGTGGCGGCGCCGGCGGCGCGCAACCAGGCGTTCAACCTCGACATGGCCACCACGCCGGTCGCGGTCAACAAGCTCAAGGTCTACTGGCTCAAGGGCAAGCAGATCCCGGAGGGCTGGGCCTACAAGGAGGACGGCACGCCGGAGCGCGACGCCGAGCGGGCGTTCCGCACCAAGCGGATGGCGCCGCTGGGCGGCACGCGCGAGACCGGCGGCCACAAGGGCTACGGGCTCGCGATGGTCGTCAACATCCTGTCGCAGACGCTGTCGGGCACGACGTTCCAGCCGCTGCGGGTCCAGCGCGAGGGCGCCGACACGCCCGACAATATCGGCCATTTCTTCCTGACGATCGATCCGAAGCTGTTCCGCGAGGAGGGCGCGTTCGAGCGCGACCTCGACGAGATGATCGACTTTCTGCATGGCCAGACGCCGGCCGACGCGTCGCAGCCCGTGCTGGTGCCGGGCGATCCGGAATACGCCGAGAAGGAGCGGCGCCTGCGCGACGGCATTCCGATCCCCGAGATGCTGGTCGAGCAGATCCGCGAGGTCTGCCTCAAGAGCAACGCGGCGTACCTGCTGGAGGGTTGA
- a CDS encoding NIPSNAP family protein has product MIYELRTYNVKPEAAVDVVALYQAEGWPELAAWKQNLVGYFTTDIGPLHQIVHLWKFADHAARDHQWTTLRANPKFAEFGRKIRPMLHSQENKIMKLAPWSPAV; this is encoded by the coding sequence ATGATCTACGAGCTGCGCACCTACAACGTGAAGCCGGAGGCGGCGGTCGACGTCGTCGCGCTGTACCAGGCCGAGGGCTGGCCTGAGCTGGCGGCGTGGAAGCAGAACCTCGTCGGCTATTTCACGACCGACATCGGCCCGCTGCACCAGATCGTCCATCTCTGGAAGTTCGCCGACCACGCCGCCCGCGACCACCAATGGACGACCCTGCGCGCCAATCCGAAATTCGCCGAGTTCGGCCGCAAGATCCGGCCGATGCTGCATTCGCAGGAGAACAAGATCATGAAGCTGGCGCCGTGGAGCCCGGCGGTCTGA
- the fahA gene encoding fumarylacetoacetase, translating into MALNETHDPALRSWVESANAAGTDFPIQNPPFGVFRRRGAEEAFKPGVAIGDMILDLGALPAGHFGAEGRSVAAALATRDLNALMRLGPAAWSAVRLAASRALRQGSPLQASLTLTAQADAEMAVPARIADYTDFYASIHHATAVGLQFRPDQPLLPNYKWLPIAYHGRASSIRVSGQRFHRPKGQLKPPEANAPVYAPCRRLDYELEMGAFVGVGNPLGTTIPIAEAERHLFGLVLLNDWSARDIQAWEYQPLGPFLAKSFATTISPWIVTMEALEPYRAPWTRPADDPQPLPHLDSPENRARGAFDIRLEVLIESERMRAGGVAPTRLSTSNFRESYWTWAQMLAHHASNGCDLAPGDLFGSGTQSGPFPAEAGSLLELSKGGKEPVALPGGETRTFLEDGDTIVFRAACEAEGRVRIGFGECRGTVLPAA; encoded by the coding sequence ATGGCGTTGAACGAGACGCACGATCCCGCGCTACGCAGCTGGGTCGAGTCGGCCAACGCGGCCGGCACGGACTTCCCGATCCAGAATCCGCCCTTCGGCGTGTTCCGCCGCCGCGGCGCCGAGGAGGCGTTCAAGCCCGGCGTCGCGATCGGCGACATGATCCTCGATCTCGGCGCGCTGCCGGCGGGGCATTTCGGCGCCGAGGGCCGCAGCGTCGCCGCCGCGCTGGCGACGCGCGACCTCAACGCGCTGATGCGGCTGGGCCCGGCGGCGTGGTCGGCCGTCCGGCTGGCGGCGTCGCGCGCGCTGCGGCAGGGCTCGCCGCTGCAGGCCTCCCTGACGCTCACAGCGCAGGCCGACGCCGAGATGGCGGTGCCCGCGCGCATCGCCGACTACACGGATTTCTACGCCTCGATCCACCACGCGACGGCCGTCGGCCTCCAGTTCCGCCCCGACCAGCCGCTGTTGCCGAACTACAAGTGGCTGCCGATCGCCTACCACGGGCGCGCCTCGTCGATCCGGGTGAGCGGCCAGCGCTTCCATCGGCCGAAGGGCCAGCTCAAGCCGCCGGAGGCCAACGCGCCGGTCTACGCGCCCTGCCGCCGGCTCGACTACGAGCTGGAGATGGGCGCCTTCGTCGGCGTCGGCAATCCGCTGGGCACGACGATCCCGATCGCCGAGGCCGAGCGCCATCTGTTCGGGCTGGTGCTTCTCAACGACTGGTCGGCGCGCGACATCCAGGCGTGGGAATACCAGCCGCTGGGACCGTTCCTCGCCAAGAGCTTCGCCACCACGATCTCGCCATGGATCGTGACCATGGAGGCGCTGGAGCCGTACCGCGCGCCATGGACGCGGCCGGCCGACGATCCGCAGCCGCTGCCGCATCTCGATTCGCCCGAGAACCGGGCGCGCGGCGCGTTCGACATCCGCCTCGAGGTGCTCATCGAGAGCGAGCGCATGCGCGCCGGCGGCGTCGCGCCGACGCGGCTCTCGACCTCGAACTTCCGCGAGTCGTATTGGACGTGGGCGCAGATGCTGGCGCACCACGCGTCGAACGGCTGCGATCTGGCGCCCGGCGACCTGTTCGGCAGCGGCACCCAGTCCGGACCGTTCCCGGCCGAGGCCGGATCGCTGCTGGAGCTGTCGAAAGGCGGCAAGGAGCCGGTGGCGCTGCCTGGCGGCGAGACCCGGACCTTCCTCGAGGACGGCGACACGATCGTCTTCCGCGCGGCGTGCGAAGCCGAGGGACGCGTCCGCATCGGCTTCGGCGAGTGCCGCGGCACGGTGCTGCCGGCGGCGTGA
- a CDS encoding PaaI family thioesterase — protein MDADTPAVTRRNPYPESLGLTRLGGGVGFGKFAFDPRPHDMNGVGAVHGGVIAGLLDLVCAMGAGAHPDPKQRQFSITLSLNINFVGAARPERLICTGRRIGGGRRNVFVEGRIEHEDGFLVATAQGAFKLMAPGA, from the coding sequence GTGGACGCTGATACTCCGGCCGTGACGCGCCGCAACCCCTATCCCGAGAGCCTCGGCCTCACCCGGCTCGGCGGCGGCGTCGGCTTCGGGAAATTCGCTTTCGACCCGAGGCCGCACGACATGAACGGCGTCGGCGCCGTGCATGGCGGCGTGATCGCGGGCCTGCTCGATCTGGTCTGCGCCATGGGCGCCGGAGCGCATCCCGATCCGAAGCAGCGGCAGTTCTCGATCACGTTGTCGCTGAACATCAACTTCGTCGGGGCGGCGCGGCCGGAGCGGCTGATCTGCACGGGGCGGCGGATCGGCGGCGGCCGGCGCAACGTCTTCGTCGAGGGCCGGATCGAGCACGAGGACGGCTTCCTCGTCGCCACGGCGCAGGGCGCGTTCAAGCTGATGGCGCCGGGCGCCTGA
- a CDS encoding Zn-dependent hydrolase, producing the protein MALQDIGNLAINGDRLWASLMELAEIGGTEKGGVCRIALTDLDRQGRDLFVRWCREAGCEIRVDKVGNIFARRPGRDPSRPPIMTGSHLDTQPTGGKFDGCYGVMAGLEVIRALNDHGYETEAPIEVAVWTNEEGCRFAPAMTASGVFGGVFTLDYALSRTDPDGVTFGEALRKIGYDGPEEVGGREVGAFFEAHIEQGPILERDAKTIGVVTAAQGQRWYEISWTGMESHAGTTPMEGRRDALLGAALLIAEARRIGERPNGRATVGVIESKPQSRNTIPGRVFMTLDFRHPDDAELARMDAEMREAAARIAAAHRLEVAIEQIWYFPPTPFDAACVAAVRAAAERAGLPHMDIVSGAGHDACYVAKVAPTGMIFVPCKDGISHNEVEDARKEDIAAGCQILLQAMVGRANA; encoded by the coding sequence ATGGCGCTTCAGGACATCGGCAATCTCGCGATCAACGGCGACCGCCTCTGGGCGAGCCTGATGGAGCTGGCCGAGATCGGCGGCACCGAGAAGGGCGGCGTCTGCCGCATCGCGCTGACCGACCTGGACCGGCAGGGGCGCGACCTGTTCGTGCGCTGGTGCCGGGAGGCGGGTTGCGAAATCCGGGTCGACAAGGTCGGCAACATCTTCGCGCGGCGGCCCGGCCGCGATCCGTCCAGGCCGCCGATCATGACCGGCAGCCACCTCGACACCCAGCCCACCGGCGGAAAGTTCGACGGCTGCTACGGCGTGATGGCGGGGCTCGAGGTGATCCGCGCGCTGAACGACCACGGCTACGAGACCGAGGCGCCGATCGAGGTCGCGGTGTGGACCAACGAGGAGGGTTGCCGCTTCGCGCCGGCGATGACGGCGTCGGGCGTGTTCGGCGGCGTCTTCACGCTGGACTACGCGCTGTCGCGGACCGACCCCGACGGGGTGACGTTCGGCGAGGCGCTGCGCAAGATCGGCTACGACGGACCCGAGGAGGTCGGTGGCCGCGAGGTCGGGGCGTTCTTCGAGGCGCATATCGAGCAGGGACCGATCCTCGAGCGCGACGCCAAGACCATCGGCGTGGTGACCGCGGCGCAGGGACAGCGCTGGTACGAGATCTCGTGGACCGGCATGGAGAGCCACGCCGGCACGACGCCTATGGAGGGCCGCCGCGACGCGCTGCTGGGCGCGGCGCTGCTGATCGCCGAGGCGCGGCGCATCGGCGAGCGCCCCAACGGGCGGGCCACGGTGGGCGTGATCGAGAGCAAGCCGCAGTCGCGCAACACCATCCCCGGCCGCGTGTTCATGACGCTGGATTTCCGCCATCCCGACGACGCCGAGCTGGCGCGGATGGACGCCGAGATGCGCGAAGCCGCCGCGCGGATCGCCGCGGCGCACCGTCTCGAGGTGGCGATCGAGCAGATCTGGTACTTCCCGCCGACCCCGTTCGACGCCGCCTGCGTGGCCGCGGTCCGCGCCGCCGCCGAGAGGGCCGGCCTGCCGCACATGGACATCGTCAGCGGCGCCGGCCACGACGCCTGCTACGTCGCCAAGGTCGCGCCGACCGGCATGATCTTCGTGCCGTGCAAGGACGGCATCAGCCACAACGAGGTCGAGGACGCCCGTAAGGAGGATATCGCCGCGGGCTGCCAGATCCTGCTGCAGGCTATGGTCGGCCGCGCGAACGCCTGA
- a CDS encoding ABC transporter permease subunit — protein sequence MPHRLHRRLLAALVVGYAFLYVPIASVVVYSFNESKLATVWAGFSLRWWGEFFRNEAMMEAATLSLAIAAASASGATILGTMAGFALARRARFPARTVFAGLVAGPMLLPEVVTGIATLLLFVALERLVGWPERGAATIAIAHVTLSMAFVAVVVQARLADFDRSLEEAALDLGARPAVVFRTITLPLIAPSVAAGWLLAFTLSLDDLIVAQFVAGPQSQTLPMLVYSSVRLGVSPQVNVLATIILVAAASILLVARAFLKAGEPAGDRIARRDCSDAGTIAH from the coding sequence TTGCCCCACCGCCTCCACCGGCGTCTGCTCGCCGCCCTCGTCGTCGGCTACGCCTTCCTCTATGTGCCGATCGCGTCGGTGGTGGTCTATTCGTTCAACGAGTCGAAGCTCGCCACGGTGTGGGCGGGCTTCTCGCTGCGCTGGTGGGGCGAGTTCTTCCGCAACGAGGCGATGATGGAGGCCGCGACCCTGTCGCTCGCCATCGCCGCGGCGAGCGCGTCCGGCGCCACGATCCTCGGCACGATGGCCGGCTTCGCGCTGGCGCGGCGCGCGCGGTTTCCCGCCCGCACGGTGTTCGCCGGTCTCGTCGCCGGGCCGATGCTGCTGCCGGAGGTGGTGACGGGCATCGCCACGCTGCTGCTGTTCGTCGCGCTGGAGCGCCTCGTCGGCTGGCCCGAGCGGGGCGCCGCGACCATCGCCATCGCCCACGTGACGCTGTCCATGGCCTTCGTCGCCGTCGTCGTGCAGGCGCGGCTGGCGGATTTCGACCGCTCGCTGGAGGAGGCCGCGCTCGACCTCGGCGCCCGGCCGGCCGTCGTGTTCCGCACCATAACCCTGCCGCTGATCGCGCCCTCGGTCGCGGCCGGCTGGCTGCTGGCCTTCACGCTGTCGCTCGACGACCTGATCGTCGCGCAGTTCGTCGCCGGCCCGCAGTCCCAGACCCTGCCGATGCTGGTCTATTCCAGCGTGCGTCTCGGCGTCAGCCCTCAGGTCAACGTCCTGGCCACGATCATCCTCGTCGCGGCGGCCTCGATTCTCCTGGTCGCGCGTGCTTTCCTCAAGGCGGGGGAGCCGGCTGGTGACCGTATCGCGCGGCGGGATTGCTCCGACGCCGGAACTATAGCACATTAG
- a CDS encoding CoA transferase, whose amino-acid sequence MLPLEGTLVLDLTQVIAGPTAGQILGDMGADVIKIEPLQGDHFRPQMGGAWVPAMNRNKRGLAIDLKSPGGRDVLMRLVRKADVFMEAFVPGVIGKLGFDYATVSAANPRIVYLSISGYGQTGPYSPRAGYDPCIQAEVGLMEATGHAGGPPARAGTAPVDQSTGAYGALGVAIALLGRNQSGKGQHVDVSLYDVGAQLMSHWITNYGRTGENPQRMGTSHTMIVPLRTFDTRTQPVYVACTNDAFWAKLCDALGLADLKADPRFKTNDDRVANRAALEPALEAVFAAATAEQLLGRLIPANVPCAAVKTVGDMLSDPHAVARRSFLKFDYPGLGELMTANNPIRLSDAPVEIRRMGPRLGEHTREILRELGFRDDDIAALKDARAIGLDGDAPPGH is encoded by the coding sequence ATGCTGCCGCTCGAAGGAACCCTCGTCCTCGACCTCACGCAGGTGATCGCCGGCCCGACCGCCGGCCAGATCCTCGGCGACATGGGCGCGGACGTCATCAAGATCGAGCCGCTGCAGGGCGACCATTTCCGCCCGCAGATGGGCGGCGCCTGGGTGCCGGCGATGAACCGCAACAAGCGCGGGCTGGCGATCGACCTGAAATCGCCGGGCGGGCGCGACGTGCTGATGCGGCTGGTCCGGAAGGCCGACGTCTTCATGGAGGCGTTCGTGCCGGGCGTGATCGGCAAGCTGGGCTTCGACTACGCCACCGTGTCGGCGGCCAATCCGCGCATCGTCTACCTGTCGATCTCGGGCTACGGCCAGACCGGCCCCTACAGCCCGCGCGCCGGCTACGATCCCTGCATCCAGGCCGAGGTCGGATTGATGGAGGCGACCGGCCACGCCGGCGGCCCGCCGGCCCGCGCCGGCACCGCGCCGGTCGACCAGTCCACCGGCGCCTATGGCGCGCTCGGCGTGGCGATCGCTCTGCTCGGTCGCAACCAGTCCGGCAAGGGCCAGCACGTCGACGTGTCGCTCTACGACGTCGGCGCGCAGCTCATGAGCCACTGGATCACCAACTACGGCCGCACCGGCGAGAACCCCCAGCGCATGGGCACCTCGCACACGATGATCGTGCCGCTGCGCACCTTCGACACGAGGACCCAGCCGGTCTACGTCGCCTGCACCAACGACGCGTTCTGGGCCAAGCTGTGCGACGCGCTGGGGCTGGCGGATCTGAAAGCCGATCCGCGGTTCAAGACCAACGACGACCGCGTCGCCAACCGCGCCGCGCTGGAGCCGGCGCTCGAGGCCGTGTTCGCGGCGGCGACGGCGGAGCAGCTGCTCGGCAGGCTGATCCCCGCCAACGTGCCGTGCGCCGCCGTGAAGACGGTCGGCGACATGCTGAGCGACCCGCACGCCGTGGCGCGGCGCAGCTTCCTGAAGTTCGACTACCCCGGCCTCGGCGAGTTGATGACCGCCAACAACCCGATCCGGCTGTCGGACGCGCCGGTCGAGATCCGCCGCATGGGGCCGCGGCTTGGCGAGCACACCCGGGAGATCCTGCGCGAGCTCGGTTTCCGCGACGACGACATCGCCGCGTTGAAGGACGCCCGCGCCATCGGCCTCGACGGCGACGCGCCGCCCGGCCACTAG
- a CDS encoding homogentisate 1,2-dioxygenase, with product MRFSDVADGRSAATSSATALAYQTGFGNEFATEALPGALPVGRNSPQKAPYGLYAELLSSASFLAPRAVNRRTWMYRIRPAARNAPFRPYAQPLWRTGPVDEVPMPADRLRWSPFAAPTGPTDFIDGVATLCANGDAAMQAGIGVHVWRANTSMVDRYFANNDAEMVFLPQTGRVRLATEMGVVEARPGEIAVVPRGVRCRVELPDGPSYGYLGENYGTHLRLPELGPFGSNGLANPRDFETPVAAYEDRAGDLRLVVKFGGNLWECDTDHSPLDVVAWHGTLAPYKYDLARFNTMGTVSYDHPDPSIYTVLTAPSDTPGWANIDLVIFPPRWMVAEDTFRPPWFHRNVMSEFLGLIHGQYDARAEGFVPGGASLHNAFAPHGPDAPTFEKASSTALAPHKIDDTLAFMFETRYPLRPTRFAMEAVERQRDYHRIWDGLAATFDGKRT from the coding sequence ATGAGATTTTCCGACGTCGCCGACGGCCGCAGCGCCGCCACCTCTAGCGCCACCGCGCTCGCCTACCAGACCGGCTTCGGCAACGAGTTCGCCACCGAGGCGCTGCCCGGCGCGCTGCCGGTCGGACGCAACTCGCCGCAGAAGGCCCCCTACGGCCTCTACGCCGAGTTGCTGTCCAGCGCCTCGTTCCTCGCGCCGCGCGCCGTGAACCGCCGGACGTGGATGTACCGCATCCGGCCGGCCGCGAGGAACGCGCCGTTCCGGCCCTACGCGCAACCGCTATGGCGCACCGGCCCGGTCGACGAGGTCCCGATGCCGGCCGACCGGCTGCGCTGGAGTCCGTTCGCGGCGCCCACCGGCCCGACCGACTTCATCGACGGCGTGGCGACGCTCTGCGCCAACGGCGACGCCGCGATGCAGGCCGGCATCGGCGTCCACGTCTGGCGCGCCAACACGTCGATGGTCGACCGCTACTTCGCCAACAACGACGCCGAGATGGTGTTCCTGCCGCAGACCGGCCGCGTCCGGCTCGCGACCGAGATGGGCGTCGTCGAGGCGCGGCCGGGCGAGATCGCGGTCGTTCCGCGCGGCGTGCGCTGCCGCGTCGAGCTGCCCGACGGCCCGTCGTACGGATACCTTGGCGAGAACTACGGCACGCATCTGCGGCTGCCCGAGCTGGGGCCGTTCGGCTCCAACGGGCTGGCCAATCCACGCGACTTCGAGACGCCCGTGGCGGCCTATGAGGACCGCGCCGGCGATCTCCGGCTGGTCGTGAAGTTCGGCGGCAATCTGTGGGAGTGCGACACCGACCACTCGCCGCTCGACGTCGTGGCGTGGCACGGCACGCTCGCGCCCTACAAATACGACCTCGCCCGCTTCAACACGATGGGCACGGTCAGCTACGACCATCCCGATCCGTCGATCTACACCGTGCTCACCGCGCCGTCGGACACGCCGGGCTGGGCCAACATCGATCTCGTGATCTTCCCGCCGCGCTGGATGGTGGCCGAGGACACGTTCCGCCCGCCGTGGTTCCACCGCAACGTCATGAGCGAGTTCCTCGGCTTGATCCACGGCCAGTACGACGCCCGCGCCGAGGGCTTCGTCCCCGGCGGCGCCTCGCTGCACAACGCCTTCGCGCCGCACGGCCCCGACGCGCCGACCTTCGAGAAGGCGAGTTCCACGGCGCTGGCCCCGCACAAGATCGACGACACGCTGGCCTTCATGTTCGAGACCCGCTACCCGCTGCGTCCGACCCGCTTCGCGATGGAGGCGGTCGAACGGCAGCGCGACTACCACCGGATCTGGGACGGGCTCGCCGCCACCTTCGACGGAAAGAGGACGTGA
- the benE gene encoding benzoate/H(+) symporter BenE family transporter has product MRVSVLSAAVVAVLVGLGGTLPLILAAAQASGASPAQTVSWLAGLALATAASTAILSLRHRIPIIAAWSTPGAALIAASATIPGMPAAVGAFLLAAGLIALTATLRPLSRLVDRIPATIAAAMLAGILLRLVIAMVDQVRIAPGLVLPMIAAFLVIRLVAPALAALVVLVGGAALAVALGLVSAPAGSLAPTLPALIAPAWDPATLIGVGVPLYLVTMASQNLPGYAVLRASGYEPPTRSILAVTGLASVATAFLGAHTTNLAAITAAICAGRDAHPDPARRWLTGPVYAACWALIAVFAGATVALFAALPAALLATVAGLALLGPMAGAAATALSVEKDRFAAVATLATTASGLTLFGVGSAFWGLCVGLLLVALERRPWR; this is encoded by the coding sequence ATGCGCGTCTCCGTCCTGAGCGCCGCGGTCGTCGCGGTCCTGGTCGGCCTCGGCGGCACGCTGCCGCTGATCCTCGCCGCCGCGCAGGCGTCGGGCGCCTCGCCGGCGCAGACCGTCTCGTGGCTGGCCGGGCTGGCGCTCGCGACCGCCGCCAGCACAGCGATCCTCAGCCTGCGCCACCGCATTCCGATCATCGCCGCGTGGTCGACGCCGGGCGCGGCGCTGATCGCCGCGTCGGCAACGATTCCCGGCATGCCGGCCGCCGTCGGGGCGTTCCTGCTCGCCGCCGGACTGATCGCGCTGACGGCCACCCTGCGGCCGCTGTCGCGGTTGGTCGACCGCATCCCCGCGACGATCGCGGCGGCGATGCTGGCGGGCATCCTGCTGCGGCTGGTGATCGCGATGGTCGACCAGGTGCGGATCGCGCCCGGCCTCGTGCTGCCGATGATCGCGGCGTTCCTCGTGATCCGCCTGGTCGCGCCGGCGCTCGCCGCGCTGGTGGTGCTGGTCGGCGGCGCCGCGCTGGCGGTGGCGCTCGGCCTCGTGTCGGCGCCGGCCGGGTCGCTGGCGCCGACGCTGCCGGCGTTGATCGCGCCGGCATGGGACCCCGCGACCCTGATCGGCGTCGGCGTGCCGCTGTACCTGGTCACGATGGCGTCGCAGAACCTGCCGGGCTACGCCGTGCTGCGCGCCTCCGGCTACGAGCCGCCGACGCGCTCGATCCTCGCCGTCACCGGCCTGGCGTCGGTCGCGACCGCGTTCCTCGGCGCCCACACCACCAACCTCGCGGCGATCACGGCGGCGATCTGCGCCGGCAGGGACGCGCATCCCGATCCGGCGCGGCGCTGGCTGACCGGGCCGGTCTACGCTGCCTGCTGGGCGCTGATCGCGGTCTTCGCCGGCGCCACGGTCGCGCTGTTCGCGGCGTTGCCGGCGGCGCTGCTGGCGACCGTGGCGGGGTTGGCGCTGCTGGGCCCGATGGCCGGCGCCGCCGCCACGGCGCTGTCGGTCGAGAAGGACCGCTTCGCCGCCGTGGCGACGCTGGCGACGACGGCGTCGGGCCTGACATTGTTCGGCGTTGGATCGGCCTTCTGGGGTCTGTGCGTCGGGCTGCTGCTGGTCGCGCTCGAACGCCGCCCGTGGCGGTGA
- a CDS encoding sulfite oxidase → MTGKVERGMHELYGDDPERADALVFGRRTGRSRRGFLKGAGLATMGAAVGASLPFAGGMPGGLVPAALAQAPAEKGPKILKMDGKANLVVLGDKPLVAETPAELLDDDVTPTEKFFIRNNGLTPEASSMPSDPKAWKVKIDGEVNTPLEIALGDLMTKYQAVTLKLMLECGGNGRSFFSPEARGNQWTNGGAGCAEWTGVRLSDLLKAAGLKPGAVYTGHYGADVHLSGDASKPSISRGVRIAKAMDEHTLVAFKMNGKDIPAIHGGPVRLIVPGWAGSASHKWLTRIWIRDKEHDGPGMGGFSYRTAKTPIVPGSKGDPKDTAILESMPVRSIVTFPAHGARLAKGTRKIDLRGHAWAGDNAVQSVDVSIDYGVTWKKAEVKAPANKFAWQRFTASVDLPGAGYYEVWCKATDTKGVTQPFLAGNWNPQGYGGNPVNRIAVLVEA, encoded by the coding sequence ATGACGGGCAAGGTCGAGCGTGGAATGCATGAACTCTACGGCGACGATCCGGAGCGCGCCGACGCGCTGGTGTTCGGCCGCCGCACCGGGCGGTCGCGCCGCGGCTTCCTGAAGGGCGCCGGGCTGGCGACCATGGGCGCCGCCGTCGGCGCCTCGCTGCCGTTCGCCGGCGGCATGCCGGGCGGCCTCGTGCCCGCGGCGCTGGCGCAGGCGCCGGCGGAGAAGGGCCCGAAGATCCTGAAAATGGACGGCAAGGCCAATCTGGTCGTCCTCGGCGACAAACCGTTGGTCGCCGAGACGCCGGCCGAGCTGCTGGACGACGACGTCACGCCGACCGAGAAGTTCTTCATCCGCAACAATGGATTGACGCCCGAGGCGTCGTCGATGCCGTCGGATCCGAAGGCTTGGAAGGTCAAGATCGACGGCGAGGTGAACACTCCGCTGGAGATCGCGCTCGGCGACCTGATGACGAAGTACCAGGCGGTCACGCTCAAGCTGATGCTGGAATGCGGCGGCAACGGCCGCTCGTTCTTCTCGCCCGAGGCGCGCGGCAACCAGTGGACCAACGGCGGCGCGGGCTGCGCCGAGTGGACCGGCGTGCGTCTGTCCGACCTGCTGAAGGCCGCCGGCCTGAAGCCGGGCGCGGTGTACACCGGCCACTACGGCGCCGACGTCCACCTGTCGGGCGACGCGTCGAAGCCCTCGATCTCGCGCGGCGTGCGCATCGCCAAGGCGATGGACGAGCACACGCTGGTGGCGTTCAAGATGAACGGCAAGGACATCCCCGCGATCCACGGCGGCCCGGTCCGCCTGATCGTGCCGGGTTGGGCCGGATCGGCGTCGCACAAATGGCTGACCCGGATCTGGATCCGCGACAAGGAGCACGACGGCCCGGGCATGGGCGGCTTCTCGTACCGCACGGCGAAGACGCCGATCGTGCCCGGCAGCAAGGGCGACCCGAAGGACACGGCGATCCTCGAATCGATGCCCGTGCGCTCGATCGTCACCTTCCCGGCGCACGGCGCGCGGCTCGCCAAGGGCACGCGCAAGATCGATCTGCGCGGCCATGCCTGGGCCGGCGACAACGCCGTGCAGTCGGTCGACGTGTCGATCGACTACGGCGTCACGTGGAAGAAGGCCGAGGTGAAGGCGCCCGCCAACAAATTCGCGTGGCAGCGCTTCACCGCCTCGGTCGACCTGCCCGGCGCCGGCTACTACGAGGTGTGGTGCAAGGCGACCGACACCAAGGGCGTCACGCAGCCGTTCCTCGCCGGCAACTGGAACCCGCAGGGCTATGGCGGCAACCCGGTGAACCGGATCGCCGTGCTCGTCGAGGCGTGA